In Colias croceus chromosome 12, ilColCroc2.1, one genomic interval encodes:
- the LOC123696389 gene encoding AP-2 complex subunit mu, which produces MIGGLFVYNHKGEVLISRVYRDDIGRNAVDAFRVNVIHARQQVRSPVTNIARTSFFHIKRANIWLAAVTKQNVNAAMVFEFLLKIIDVMQSYFGKISEENIKNNFVLIYELLDEILDFGYPQNSDTGVLKTFITQQGIKSASKEEQAQITSQVTGQIGWRREGIKYRRNELFLDVLEYVNLLMSPQGQVLSAHVAGKVVMKSYLSGMPECKFGINDKIVMEAKGKGNGGISGNTDSEGARSGKPVVVIDDCQFHQCVKLSKFETEHSISFIPPDGEFELMRYRTTKDISLPFRVIPLVREVGRTKMEVKVVLKSNFKPSLLGQKIEVKIPTPLNTSGVQLICLKGKAKYKASENAIVWKIKRMAGMKETQLSAEIELLETDTKKKWTRPPISMGFEVPFAPSGFKVRYLKVYESKLNYSDHDVIKWVRYIGRSGLYETRC; this is translated from the exons ATGATTGGGGGCTTGTTCGTGTACAATCATAAGGGCGAGGTGTTGATATCGAGGGTCTACAGAGATGATATAGGGCGGAATGCGGTGGATGCGTTCAGAGTGAACGTTATTCATGCTCGCCAGCAAGTTCGCTCACCGGTTACGAATATCGCTCGTACATCCTTCTTTCACATTAAA AGAGCGAACATATGGCTGGCAGCAGTCACAAAGCAAAATGTGAACGCCGCTATGGTATTTGAGTTTCTGCTGAAGATCATTGACGTGATGCAGTCGTACTTCGGCAAGATCTCAGAGGAGAACATTAAGAACAACTTTGTGCTTATCTATGAGCTTCTTGATG aGATCCTTGACTTTGGTTATCCACAAAATTCTGATACTGGTGTGTTGAAGACATTCATCACTCAGCAAGGAATAAAGTCTGCTTCCAAAGAGGAACAGGCTCAGATCACCTCGCAG gTGACAGGACAAATAGGATGGCGTCGTGAAGGCATCAAATACAGGCGCAATGAACTGTTCCTCGATGTACTTGAATATGTCAACCTTTTGATGTCACCTCaag GTCAAGTACTATCGGCCCACGTGGCCGGTAAGGTGGTGATGAAGTCGTACCTCTCCGGCATGCCTGAGTGCAAGTTTGGCATCAACGACAAGATTGTCATGGAAGCCAAGGGGAAAGGGAACG GCGGTATATCTGGCAACACAGACAGCGAGGGAGCCCGTTCTGGCAAGCCGGTGGTCGTGATCGATGACTGCCAGTTCCACCAGTGTGTGAAACTGAGCAAGTTTGAGACGGAGCACTCTATTTCGTTCATACCGCCTGATGGAGAGTTTGAGCTTATGAG GTACCGAACAACCAAGGACATTTCCCTCCCGTTCCGCGTGATACCCCTGGTCCGTGAAGTGGGACGCACCAAGATGGAGGTCAAAGTTGTTCTCAAGTCCAACTTCAAGCCGTCCCTGCTTGGGCAGAAGATTGAGGTTAAGATACCAACACCGTTGAACACTAGCGGAGTGCAGTTGATCTGCTTGAAGGGGAAGGCGAAATATAAGGCATCGGAGAACGCCATTGTGTGGAA AATTAAACGCATGGCCGGCATGAAGGAAACGCAACTGTCTGCGGAGATAGAACTGCTTGAAACGGACACTAAGAAGAAGTGGACCCGACCACCCATCTCCATGGGCTTCGAGGTGCCTTTCGCACCTTCTGGATTCAAG GTCCGCTACCTCAAGGTGTACGAGTCTAAGCTAAACTACTCGGACCACGATGTGATCAAATGGGTGCGCTATATTGGAAGATCTGGCCTTTACGAGACGAGATGTTAA